The genomic stretch TTGCTCCCTTCGATGGCCAGCAGGGTTCCAGCGTTCCTGTTGTCCCGTGTTGTACTTTGTCCATTGTGTTCACTTCTAGAATTGCTTCACCTAGGATGGCAAGGTGTCCAGGGGAGGCCAGCAGGGAGCAGTTAATACAAAGCAATAGACAGGTCACTGTTTCCTTCCTGTGCCCAGATTGGTGGATCCCCTGGGGCAGAGAGAAGTTTGACCTCAGGCTGAAATTCACCTGGGCCTGCCCTTCTTCACTGTCTGTCTAGACAGGTGTGCTCACCTCTGGAGACAGTAGGACAAGGTCACAACAGGAGGATAAGGCAGACCCACCCCAGCATTATTTGGAGGATTAACAAATATTGTCTATGGCAGAGGTCTTAGCCAACTAGCAGAGAAAGTGCTTAGAATTCATGACTCCCTGGATTTTATTCCCAGCTCCctacaaacacaaaataataCTGTCTAGGAAGGTTGCTCAGAGCATCACTCCCTTGTGGTCAGGGGTGGCCATCACAATCATGTCTCTTGTCAAATGCTCTTTGTAGCCAGACCCTCTCCACCTATGGTATCGGGCCCTGGGACCAGGTCTACGCCTGGGCAGACAGTGAGCTTCACCTGCAAGTCCCACGGCTTCTCCCCCCGGAACATCACCCTGAAGTGGTTCAAAAATGGGAACATGCTCTCCAACTTCCAGACCAATGTGGATCCCACAGGAGAGAGCGTCTCCTACCGCATCTCCAGCACAGCCCAGGTGGCACTGGACCCTGGAGACGTCCACTCTCAGGTCATCTGTGAGGTGGCCCACGTCACTTTACAGGGGGCTCCTCTTCGTGGGACTGCCAACTTGTCTGACACCATCCGAGGTAGATGACCCTGACTTCCAGCCCAACTCCACACCTGGCCACTAAGCCTGCTCCTCCCCAGGGCTTTTGCCCGAGGGCCTGATGGCCTGGCACCTCATGCCCAGCAGGCCTGACCCTACCATGCACAGGAGGTCTCTTCCCTGTGCCATGCACTGTGCTGGTAGTTGCACTTAGTTTTACTAAAAGCAGCTACAAGTATTGGGCACCTAGCATGGCCTGATCCCCAAGTGCCTGGTGCTTTTGTTTAGTTGCTGCTGTTACTGCATCTGACTGCATGCCAGGGTTTGCACGTGTTGTTTGTACTCATTGTTACCCTAACAGGAGCTAACAGCCCTACTGTGTGCTGTGCTTAGTGGTTTCACTCATATGCACACCCTCGTGTTGAGCATCTGCTGCCTGCCCAGCACTGTCTGGGTGATGCCCTTGGCATGGTGCTGGGGGCTCAGCGCTCCATCTCCCCTTCTGGGATCCATCTGTACCACAAGGTCAGAGCTCCCGCCTGTGCTGTTTCAGTTCCACCCACCTTGGAGGTCACCCAACAGCCCAGGATGACAGGCAACCAGGTGAACCTCACCTGCCAGGTGAAGAAGTTCTACCCCCAGATCCTGCAGCTCACCTGGTTAGAGAACGGAAACGTGTCCCGGACAGAAACGGCCTCAACCCTCACAGAGAACAAGGATGGGACTTACAACCAGACCAGCTGGCTCCTGGTCAACTCGTCTGCCCATAGGGAGAGCATGGTGTTCACCTGCCAAGTGGAGCATGACGGGCAGCCGGCAGCCATTAGAAAACTTACTTTGCAGGGCACAGATACCACCCCTGGTAAGACACCACCCCAGCTGACCAgctcttttaagaaaaaattttatctCTTTCTACATGTTAAAAGTAGTATTCATAGTTATTATAGAAAAATCCGTAAGTCTACAAGATATACAATATGACTGAGGGAACCTTTCTTCCCTCAGTTCCCATATTCCAAAGGGTAGTACAGGTAAGTTTCAGACATATCAATGGATCTTTTGACATCAAAAAATGTTAATGAAgacagaagagagggaagggggattGCCTATCCTATCATTTCCCCCCTCTTGCCTTCCTCACCTAACTGTTGTTACCTTCTGCTTCCCTTGGCCCTCTCCCCCATTCTTACTCTTTTTAACCACCCCAGTCTCCATCTCAACTTAGACTTTCATATACATCTTGATCCTCACCCAGCAGTCCCTGGCACTTGCTGGTATAACTCCAAATGATCTCCCCGAAGACATGGGTTTAAGTGTGTACCAGGCTCCAAAGGGGCTATGCACGATCACAACAGGGCCTCCTGTCTCCTGACTGGTGACAATGGACTCAAAACAATCCTATCTCTCACCACACATTCACCACCCGGAAATACAAGTTTATCTGTGGTCACCTCTCCTTCTCCAACTTCCTTCTGAGTTCACAGTTTTACAGAAAGGGAAACTGGGACTGGGAAGCAACCAGGAAAGTTGCTATTGGTGTCCCCTGCCATTATGCCAGGTAAGAG from Castor canadensis chromosome 5, mCasCan1.hap1v2, whole genome shotgun sequence encodes the following:
- the LOC109700535 gene encoding signal-regulatory protein beta-1 isoform X3, with amino-acid sequence MRPQYLCEACRVIKAYESLSFLEIPAGAAAQEELQVIQPDKSVSVTAGETATLRCTVTSLLPVGTIQWFRGEGPGRELIFRQKGGHFSRVTLLSDVTQRDNMDFSILISNVTPADAGTYYCVKFRKAGGSEDTEFKSGPGTELSVRARPSPPMVSGPGTRSTPGQTVSFTCKSHGFSPRNITLKWFKNGNMLSNFQTNVDPTGESVSYRISSTAQVALDPGDVHSQVICEVAHVTLQGAPLRGTANLSDTIRVPPTLEVTQQPRMTGNQVNLTCQVKKFYPQILQLTWLENGNVSRTETASTLTENKDGTYNQTSWLLVNSSAHRESMVFTCQVEHDGQPAAIRKLTLQGTDTTPG
- the LOC109700535 gene encoding signal-regulatory protein beta-1 isoform X1 — encoded protein: MRPQYLCEACRVIKAYESLSFLEIPAGAAAQEELQVIQPDKSVSVTAGETATLRCTVTSLLPVGTIQWFRGEGPGRELIFRQKGGHFSRVTLLSDVTQRDNMDFSILISNVTPADAGTYYCVKFRKAGGSEDTEFKSGPGTELSVRARPSPPMVSGPGTRSTPGQTVSFTCKSHGFSPRNITLKWFKNGNMLSNFQTNVDPTGESVSYRISSTAQVALDPGDVHSQVICEVAHVTLQGAPLRGTANLSDTIRVPPTLEVTQQPRMTGNQVNLTCQVKKFYPQILQLTWLENGNVSRTETASTLTENKDGTYNQTSWLLVNSSAHRESMVFTCQVEHDGQPAAIRKLTLQGTDTTPGKSVSSIPAVLIALLLSTKVLLAIGVSAVYICKKQKA
- the LOC109700535 gene encoding signal-regulatory protein beta-1 isoform X2, whose amino-acid sequence is MLTPDSWPQTPHPVLLLTLLLELTGAAAQEELQVIQPDKSVSVTAGETATLRCTVTSLLPVGTIQWFRGEGPGRELIFRQKGGHFSRVTLLSDVTQRDNMDFSILISNVTPADAGTYYCVKFRKAGGSEDTEFKSGPGTELSVRARPSPPMVSGPGTRSTPGQTVSFTCKSHGFSPRNITLKWFKNGNMLSNFQTNVDPTGESVSYRISSTAQVALDPGDVHSQVICEVAHVTLQGAPLRGTANLSDTIRVPPTLEVTQQPRMTGNQVNLTCQVKKFYPQILQLTWLENGNVSRTETASTLTENKDGTYNQTSWLLVNSSAHRESMVFTCQVEHDGQPAAIRKLTLQGTDTTPGKSVSSIPAVLIALLLSTKVLLAIGVSAVYICKKQKA